One Polaribacter sp. KT25b DNA segment encodes these proteins:
- the ribD gene encoding bifunctional diaminohydroxyphosphoribosylaminopyrimidine deaminase/5-amino-6-(5-phosphoribosylamino)uracil reductase RibD, with protein sequence MHIIKNEFYIKRCLQIAKNGIGSARPNPSVGAVIVYQNKIIGEGFTSNYGGNHAEVNAVNSVKDKALLKEATIYVTLEPCSHFGKTPPCADLLVKHKFKNVVIGCVDSNSLVAGKGIERLKNAGINVIVGVLEAECKEHHKRFFTVQEKKRPFIILKWAETTNGFIAPLKRNLQAPVWISNNYSQQLVHKFRSEEHAILVGTNTVIADNPKLNVRSWFGNNPIRVVLDKNLRIPKEMNVFDGSVKTIVITEKENCHCEQCEAICFETIDFSKNVAKQIVAVLQKHQIQSVIIEGGTQTLQTFIDANLWDEAKVFTGESSFKNGIKAPVFSAQITSETRIKNDILKIYEND encoded by the coding sequence ATGCACATTATTAAAAACGAATTTTACATAAAACGTTGTTTACAAATTGCCAAAAACGGAATTGGTTCTGCACGACCAAATCCTAGTGTTGGAGCAGTAATTGTATATCAAAATAAAATTATAGGCGAAGGATTTACTTCAAACTATGGAGGAAATCATGCAGAAGTAAATGCTGTAAATTCGGTAAAAGACAAAGCGCTTTTAAAAGAAGCAACCATTTATGTTACGTTAGAGCCTTGTTCTCATTTTGGTAAAACGCCACCTTGTGCAGATTTGTTGGTAAAACATAAATTTAAAAATGTAGTTATTGGTTGTGTAGATTCTAATTCTCTAGTTGCAGGTAAAGGAATTGAACGTTTAAAAAATGCCGGAATTAATGTAATTGTAGGTGTTTTAGAAGCAGAATGTAAAGAGCATCATAAACGATTTTTTACAGTTCAAGAGAAAAAAAGACCTTTTATAATTTTAAAATGGGCAGAAACTACAAATGGTTTTATAGCTCCTTTAAAAAGAAATTTACAAGCTCCTGTTTGGATTTCTAACAATTATTCGCAACAATTAGTGCATAAATTTAGAAGCGAAGAACACGCAATTTTAGTTGGTACAAATACAGTTATTGCAGATAATCCTAAATTAAATGTTAGAAGTTGGTTTGGCAACAATCCAATAAGAGTTGTATTGGATAAAAATTTACGAATTCCAAAAGAAATGAATGTTTTTGATGGAAGTGTAAAAACAATTGTAATTACAGAAAAAGAAAATTGTCATTGCGAACAGTGTGAAGCAATTTGTTTTGAAACTATTGATTTCTCTAAAAACGTTGCTAAACAAATTGTTGCCGTTTTACAAAAACATCAAATTCAATCTGTAATTATAGAAGGCGGTACACAAACATTACAAACTTTTATTGATGCCAATTTATGGGATGAAGCAAAAGTTTTTACAGGAGAATCTTCTTTTAAAAACGGAATAAAAGCTCCCGTTTTTTCTGCACAAATTACATCAGAAACAAGAATTAAAAACGATATTTTAAAAATATATGAAAATGATTAA
- a CDS encoding HAD-IA family hydrolase, whose amino-acid sequence MIKNIIFDFGDIFINLDKPATYRKMAALGVTEITEEMIGVYHQYEKGLMTTANFINFYHDKFGIEKADLVNAWNAILLDFPKKRLDFLKELSASKKYRLFLLSNTNELHINWVKNSLGEVFYNEFKNCFEQFYLSHEINFRKPDKEIYEFVLNTNNLVADETLFVDDLKENTDSASTLGIKVWNLIPEKEEVTSLFDKI is encoded by the coding sequence ATGATTAAAAACATCATCTTCGATTTTGGAGATATTTTTATCAACTTAGATAAACCTGCAACGTATAGAAAAATGGCAGCTTTAGGAGTTACAGAAATTACAGAAGAAATGATTGGCGTTTATCATCAATACGAAAAAGGTTTGATGACAACAGCAAATTTTATCAATTTTTATCATGATAAATTCGGAATAGAAAAAGCAGACTTAGTAAATGCTTGGAATGCTATTTTGTTAGATTTTCCTAAAAAACGTTTAGACTTTTTAAAAGAATTATCAGCAAGTAAAAAATACAGATTATTTTTGTTAAGTAACACAAATGAATTGCACATAAATTGGGTTAAAAATTCTTTAGGAGAAGTTTTTTATAATGAATTTAAAAACTGTTTTGAGCAATTTTATTTATCGCACGAAATTAATTTTAGAAAACCAGATAAAGAAATTTATGAGTTTGTTTTAAATACAAATAATTTAGTTGCAGATGAAACTTTGTTTGTAGATGATTTAAAAGAAAATACAGATTCTGCGAGTACATTAGGTATTAAAGTTTGGAATTTAATACCAGAAAAAGAAGAAGTAACCAGTTTGTTTGATAAAATTTAA
- a CDS encoding EamA family transporter, protein MIYLFLSVLFSTGLFVVFKYFGIYKVDVLKAIFVNYIIALTLGFTLAERSFSIVEVPKQPWFFGAVLLGALFVSIFFIMAKTAHINGISVASVAGKMSVVIPVFFGVFLYRESVTFLKVLGIIIALVAVYLASVKEEKTAHKKAGLLFPVLLFLGSGIIDTTLKFVQFSYVEKEDVSIFSGSLFACAAFFGLIILLIKTIKKKESFGVKNIIAGVILGVPNYFSIVFLIKALQTEGFESSTLFTINNVGIVIVSTLVGILVFKEQFSLKNKIGVLLAVLGIVIVALA, encoded by the coding sequence TTGATTTATTTATTTTTAAGTGTCCTTTTTTCTACAGGGTTATTTGTTGTTTTTAAATATTTTGGTATTTATAAAGTAGATGTTTTAAAAGCAATTTTTGTAAATTATATTATTGCTTTAACCTTAGGTTTTACTTTAGCAGAAAGAAGCTTTTCTATTGTAGAAGTGCCAAAACAGCCTTGGTTTTTTGGTGCTGTTCTTTTAGGTGCTTTATTTGTTTCTATCTTTTTTATTATGGCTAAAACAGCGCATATAAACGGAATTTCTGTGGCTTCTGTTGCAGGAAAAATGTCTGTAGTAATTCCTGTGTTTTTTGGGGTATTTCTGTATCGTGAATCTGTTACATTCTTAAAGGTTTTAGGAATAATAATTGCGTTAGTGGCTGTTTATTTAGCTTCTGTAAAAGAAGAAAAAACTGCGCATAAAAAAGCTGGTTTATTGTTTCCTGTTTTATTGTTTTTAGGATCTGGAATAATTGATACTACTTTGAAATTTGTTCAATTTTCTTATGTAGAAAAAGAAGATGTTTCTATTTTTTCTGGAAGTTTATTTGCTTGTGCAGCTTTCTTCGGATTAATTATTTTACTGATAAAAACTATTAAAAAGAAAGAATCTTTTGGAGTTAAAAATATTATTGCTGGTGTTATTTTAGGTGTTCCAAATTATTTTTCTATCGTTTTTTTGATAAAAGCTTTACAAACGGAAGGTTTTGAAAGTTCAACCTTATTTACCATTAATAATGTTGGTATTGTAATTGTATCAACATTAGTAGGTATATTAGTTTTTAAAGAACAGTTTAGCTTAAAAAATAAAATTGGCGTTCTGTTGGCTGTTTTAGGAATTGTAATTGTAGCTTTGGCTTAA
- a CDS encoding YigZ family protein, whose amino-acid sequence METDSYKTILKPSEETLFKVKGSKFFGYAFPVLNEDNVKQFLEELKKKHHSARHFCYAYQIGVENIKYRANDDGEPNNSAGLPIYGQIQSFEVTNVLIVSVRYFGGTKLGVGGLISAYKTSAQITLEASNIQEKTIDVYYQLNFQYDLMNAVQRIIKEKNIEIIKQKLEVACEYVISIRKKEAEAIFTIFDNLYKVEIKELET is encoded by the coding sequence ATGGAAACAGACAGCTATAAAACTATTTTAAAGCCATCCGAAGAAACCCTTTTTAAAGTAAAAGGAAGTAAGTTTTTTGGGTATGCATTTCCTGTTTTAAATGAAGATAATGTAAAACAATTTTTAGAAGAATTAAAGAAAAAACATCACTCTGCACGGCATTTTTGTTATGCTTATCAAATAGGAGTAGAGAATATAAAATATAGAGCTAATGATGATGGCGAGCCAAATAATTCTGCAGGTTTGCCAATTTACGGACAAATACAATCTTTTGAAGTTACTAATGTTTTAATTGTTTCTGTTCGTTATTTTGGTGGAACAAAATTAGGCGTTGGTGGTTTAATTTCTGCTTATAAAACTTCTGCACAAATTACTTTAGAAGCATCAAATATTCAAGAAAAGACAATCGATGTTTATTATCAGCTAAATTTTCAATACGATTTAATGAATGCCGTTCAAAGAATCATCAAAGAGAAAAATATAGAAATTATAAAGCAAAAATTAGAGGTAGCTTGCGAGTATGTAATTTCTATCAGAAAAAAAGAAGCTGAAGCAATTTTTACGATTTTTGATAATTTATATAAGGTAGAAATTAAAGAATTAGAAACCTAA
- a CDS encoding thioesterase family protein: MKKSSTKTRVRYSETDQMGVVYHGNYAQYFELGRTEWLRKLGVTYKAMETSGIMLPVISLTCNFIKSAIYDDLLTIETFLKKKPMVKIEFEYKITNQNNELICTGSSVLAFMNMKTMKPARCPDYLLTSLGF; the protein is encoded by the coding sequence TTGAAGAAATCATCTACAAAAACAAGAGTTAGATATTCAGAAACAGATCAAATGGGCGTTGTTTACCACGGTAATTATGCTCAATATTTTGAATTAGGCAGAACCGAATGGCTTCGTAAACTGGGAGTTACCTACAAAGCAATGGAAACGAGCGGTATAATGCTTCCTGTAATTTCCTTAACTTGTAACTTTATCAAATCTGCAATTTATGACGATCTATTAACTATTGAAACTTTTTTAAAGAAAAAACCAATGGTAAAAATCGAGTTTGAATATAAAATAACCAATCAAAATAATGAACTTATTTGTACAGGAAGTTCTGTTTTGGCATTTATGAACATGAAAACGATGAAACCAGCAAGATGTCCAGACTACTTATTAACAAGTTTAGGTTTCTAA